One part of the Pelagicoccus sp. SDUM812003 genome encodes these proteins:
- the leuD gene encoding 3-isopropylmalate dehydratase small subunit, which yields MALEKITQVKGQGVYIPGDEIDTDRIIPARFMKCVTFDTMGEYLFYDVRKNEDGSDKPHPLNDERFKNASILLSGVNFGCGSSREHAPQAIYRYGFRGIIAQSYAEIFFGNCTTLGIPCFIATKDDIKTIAAAIEADPSLEITLDVENERIHFGDQSVTAVVRDTAQKALVAGKWDMIGELREAADEVAAIVGKLGYEAK from the coding sequence ATGGCTTTAGAAAAAATCACACAGGTTAAGGGGCAGGGCGTTTACATTCCCGGCGACGAAATCGATACCGACCGCATCATTCCCGCGCGCTTCATGAAGTGCGTGACCTTCGATACCATGGGCGAGTATCTGTTTTACGACGTTCGCAAGAACGAGGACGGCAGCGACAAGCCGCATCCGCTCAACGACGAGCGCTTCAAGAACGCAAGCATCCTGCTCTCCGGAGTCAACTTCGGCTGCGGCAGCTCGCGCGAGCACGCTCCGCAAGCGATCTACCGATACGGGTTCCGGGGCATCATCGCCCAGAGCTACGCGGAGATCTTTTTCGGAAACTGCACCACGCTCGGCATCCCGTGCTTCATCGCGACCAAGGACGACATCAAGACCATCGCGGCGGCCATCGAAGCGGATCCATCCCTCGAAATCACGTTGGATGTGGAAAACGAGCGCATCCACTTTGGCGACCAGAGCGTGACGGCCGTCGTTCGCGACACCGCTCAGAAGGCGCTGGTGGCCGGCAAGTGGGACATGATCGGCGAACTGCGGGAAGCCGCGGACGAAGTCGCCGCCATCGTCGGCAAGCTTGGCTACGAAGCGAAGTAG
- a CDS encoding DUF3857 and transglutaminase domain-containing protein: MKNPRSLYRVFAFLFLPLAANLLAYNWDDVPLEELASTECSFDPEAPAEVLFKEVIYDLDERKVRTIKTHLRTKIYEESALDQARRTKIWYADFFKASGINARVIKPDGSYIEIEKDDVVSQTEKKSNGRRTRSTTISIPKVEVGDIVEYRFRLILDEGYFLPKDEVAFQEAWPIRRLELKMKPYFPYSSGFKWASFRCERGMEKRGDFYEISMTNQPGYPEEPYQAPDSDARSWFLFYGVTTTKNGDDFWKSEGKRLFREMSSDTKVDKEVQALADELSEGKKSKEEMLRAFYDYCVSDLINSSYGEADRLTQDEREDLQDKWDAGKVIRKGYGTPNGINKVFCALAQAKGVDARIAACGDRSEYAFKRLVENVEVALPHTIVAIKNGDGWDFHNPASKYIPFGQLDWIHDGVTALIPDKKKLIFVTTPEASPTENRAWFEGDFDLSANGDLEGSLVLKANGNQALIFKQMLHGKSDADRVDTIEEVLKEGWSNCQIDGVSLSGMEAPADPVRIACRIKIPAYAESVGQRLFLQPNVEERYSESRFPSQTRKTELFFDFKYLDESSVVIRLPEGYELEAPSAPRPLVVESFYTYEPRLSLNRKSNELIYTRRFEFMGNRYDARAYPIIKSAFDDLLAQDHHTLTLKRSDELTQR, from the coding sequence ATGAAAAATCCCCGATCGCTCTATCGCGTCTTTGCGTTCCTGTTTCTCCCCCTTGCCGCCAATCTGCTTGCCTACAATTGGGATGATGTTCCGCTGGAGGAGCTCGCCTCCACCGAATGCAGCTTCGACCCCGAGGCCCCGGCCGAGGTGCTGTTCAAGGAGGTCATTTACGACTTGGACGAGCGCAAGGTTCGCACCATCAAGACGCATCTTCGCACCAAGATCTACGAGGAGAGCGCTTTGGACCAGGCTCGACGGACCAAGATCTGGTACGCCGATTTCTTCAAGGCTTCCGGTATCAATGCTCGGGTGATCAAGCCGGACGGGTCCTACATCGAGATCGAGAAGGACGATGTCGTTTCGCAAACGGAGAAGAAGTCCAACGGTCGGCGCACGCGGTCCACCACCATCTCCATTCCAAAGGTAGAAGTAGGCGACATCGTGGAGTATCGCTTCCGTCTGATCCTGGACGAAGGTTATTTCTTGCCGAAGGACGAGGTGGCGTTTCAGGAGGCTTGGCCCATCCGCAGGCTCGAGTTGAAGATGAAGCCGTACTTTCCCTATAGTTCCGGTTTCAAATGGGCTTCCTTTCGATGCGAACGCGGCATGGAGAAAAGAGGCGATTTTTACGAAATCAGCATGACGAACCAGCCGGGCTATCCGGAGGAGCCGTATCAGGCCCCGGATAGCGACGCTCGGTCCTGGTTTCTGTTCTACGGGGTCACCACGACGAAAAATGGCGACGATTTCTGGAAGAGCGAGGGGAAGCGTCTCTTCCGCGAGATGAGCTCCGATACGAAGGTGGACAAGGAGGTGCAGGCTCTCGCGGACGAATTGTCCGAGGGCAAGAAGAGCAAGGAGGAAATGCTGCGCGCGTTCTACGACTACTGCGTGAGCGATCTCATCAATTCGAGCTACGGCGAAGCGGATCGACTGACGCAGGACGAACGCGAGGACTTGCAGGACAAGTGGGACGCGGGCAAGGTGATCCGAAAGGGCTACGGCACGCCGAATGGCATAAACAAGGTGTTTTGCGCCTTGGCTCAGGCCAAGGGAGTGGACGCCCGCATCGCCGCGTGCGGCGATCGCAGCGAGTACGCCTTCAAGCGCTTGGTGGAGAACGTGGAGGTGGCGCTGCCGCACACCATCGTCGCGATCAAGAACGGAGATGGTTGGGACTTTCACAACCCGGCTTCCAAGTATATCCCCTTCGGTCAATTGGATTGGATTCACGATGGGGTGACGGCCTTGATCCCGGATAAGAAGAAACTGATTTTCGTAACGACACCGGAGGCCAGTCCGACGGAGAACCGCGCTTGGTTCGAGGGAGATTTCGATCTCAGCGCCAACGGCGATTTGGAAGGAAGCCTCGTTTTGAAGGCCAATGGCAACCAGGCTCTCATTTTCAAGCAGATGCTTCACGGCAAGAGCGATGCGGATCGCGTCGATACCATCGAAGAGGTGCTGAAGGAGGGATGGAGCAATTGCCAGATCGATGGCGTGTCCCTCAGCGGCATGGAGGCGCCCGCTGATCCGGTGCGAATCGCTTGCCGCATCAAGATCCCTGCCTATGCGGAAAGCGTAGGCCAGCGACTGTTTCTGCAGCCCAACGTGGAGGAGCGCTACTCGGAGTCCCGCTTTCCAAGCCAGACCCGAAAGACCGAGCTGTTCTTCGATTTCAAGTACCTGGACGAGTCGTCAGTGGTGATCCGCTTGCCGGAAGGCTACGAGCTCGAGGCGCCGAGCGCCCCAAGACCGCTGGTCGTGGAGAGCTTCTACACCTACGAGCCTCGACTCTCTCTGAACCGAAAGAGCAACGAGCTCATCTATACGCGCCGCTTCGAATTTATGGGAAACCGCTACGACGCTCGGGCTTATCCGATCATAAAAAGCGCTTTCGATGATCTACTGGCTCAGGACCACCACACCCTGACGCTGAAACGGTCCGACGAGCTGACCCAGCGCTGA